The following coding sequences are from one Sulfitobacter sp. HNIBRBA3233 window:
- a CDS encoding DMT family transporter produces MNDQLKGLILTALGVAFVVPDSLFVRVIAADALTIAFWRLLNAGALIALGLLVWQGVAPFRAVMRTGWPGVIYGAGTGLSGAMFVLAVDNTSVANVVFIIASMPVFAMIFSRVFLKEPITRRMLLTIAAVAVGLSIIAYGSGETEGASLKGDLMALSVSAMFAGGLTAARRLRHVSMVAAVPFAYVVVALLILPLAAPLSVGAGQVPLLALHAGFIALSSIFLALGPRFITSAEVALLVLGESVFAPLLVWWLLAENPGPWAVSGGAVVLGALFVSNAVVLMRQRRQRRRG; encoded by the coding sequence ATGAATGACCAACTCAAAGGCCTGATCCTGACCGCGCTCGGCGTGGCCTTCGTCGTGCCCGACAGCCTGTTCGTGCGCGTGATCGCGGCGGATGCGCTGACCATCGCCTTCTGGCGGCTGCTGAACGCCGGTGCGCTGATCGCGCTGGGGCTTTTGGTCTGGCAGGGGGTGGCGCCCTTCCGCGCGGTGATGCGGACCGGCTGGCCGGGGGTGATCTATGGCGCGGGCACGGGGCTGAGCGGTGCGATGTTCGTGCTTGCCGTCGACAATACATCGGTGGCGAACGTGGTCTTCATCATCGCGTCGATGCCGGTCTTCGCGATGATCTTCAGCCGGGTGTTCCTGAAAGAACCGATCACGCGGCGGATGCTGTTGACCATTGCCGCCGTGGCCGTGGGGCTCAGCATCATCGCCTACGGCTCGGGCGAGACGGAGGGCGCGTCGCTGAAGGGCGATCTGATGGCGCTGAGCGTCTCGGCCATGTTCGCCGGCGGGCTGACCGCGGCGCGGCGCTTGCGGCATGTGTCGATGGTTGCCGCCGTGCCCTTTGCCTATGTTGTCGTGGCGCTGCTGATCCTGCCGCTGGCGGCCCCGCTGTCGGTCGGGGCGGGGCAGGTTCCGCTGCTGGCGCTGCACGCGGGGTTTATCGCGCTGTCGTCGATTTTCCTCGCGCTGGGGCCGCGGTTCATCACCAGCGCCGAGGTGGCGCTGCTGGTGCTGGGCGAAAGCGTCTTCGCCCCGCTGCTGGTGTGGTGGCTGCTGGCCGAGAATCCCGGCCCATGGGCCGTGAGCGGGGGGGCTGTGGTGCTGGGAGCGCTGTTTGTGTCCAACGCAGTCGTGCTGATGCGCCAGCGGCGCCAACGGCGGCGCGGCTAG